GGAGGGAAGACAGGTGGCGACGGATGGCCGCCGGAGTCAGTTTCATGCGTTCAGCGAGTTCTCGGGCTGTTGATGGTCCATGTTCAAGGATGGATCGGACAACCCGCTCCCGGGTGGAGTTGTCGGCTTCCTGCATGGCTGCGCTCATGACACCCTCCTCCCAGCGATTTTGCACACGCCAGTCTTTCCGAATCTCCCCAGCCTATCAAGCTAGGCCAGCCTAACCATCCTGGCCAGCACATGGCATGTGCATACCCGACCGGCGTCACGCTTCTGGCTCCTACCCCCGGCGCGTAGTTCAGCGGGAATAATGCAACGGGTTGGGGTGGCAGCGGGCCTCTGTGGCAATCCTCAGGCCCGGGGCCAGCCTCCCCTCCTCCCGGAGAGCCAGAAGCCGCTCCACCACCTTGTCCCTCAGCATCACCGGCGAGATGGTGTTCAGGTAGATCTTGGTGGCCCCTTCGAAACCAGCGAGGGTGGAGACCCGCCACTTGAGCATCACACGCCATGGCATCGGGAGCGTCACGTCGATCGGCCTGTAATGCCATTCCTCGTTGCACGCCACGTCCGTCCCCGTGGCAGCGTGCATGGCATGGATCAGGTCCGACATCCCACGGACCTCCTCGGCAGACTGTTCCCAGGGATTCGAGAACTCGGAGCAGGAATAGATCTCCAGGGTCGGATAGCGATGCCCGAAGCCCGCGAAGGCGACCGCGTGGTCATTCTCCGCGACGATGAGGTTGTGGTAGCCCGCATAGTTGGGGCCAACCTCGTTGAACAGGTTCGGGTCCTGGCGCAGGCGGGCAAGTGCCACCTCATGCTGGACACCGCGTTCATCAATAGCCACCAGTTGCTTGTGGAGATGGTCGAAGGAGGCACCGGCAGGCTTCAGCCAGTTCTGGAAGACGGTCACATAACGGGCGTAGCGGTTGTTCTCATAGGTTTGGCGCATCGATTCGACGGCGAAGGCAATGAACCGCTCATGTTCACCGGGCGTCAGGGTTCCAGAGCCCGCGAGCTGGGTGTCGTCGACGGCATCGTCGGTGAAGTGCCGTCTGGCGATGATCACGTCATGACCGCCCCCGAAGAAACCAGAGGCCGCCGCCAGGCGCTGTTCCTGGGTCATCGCATTCACTTGTCCTGCGCTGTGCCCGCAGGCCCGTAGTTTCGTCTCAGCAACCTGCAGTACGTGTTCCAGCCCTGCCGCAGAAGCAAGGTAAGAGCGTCTTCGTGCCGCAACGTCCTCGGGGAGCGTGAACCCATAGTTGGCCCGCCAGTAGTCGAGGCTGAGGATCTCGAAAAGGTTCGGGACGCAGCGGAATTCGGCTTTCGTGGCGAAGAGATCCTCAGCTGGAAGATGCCTCAGGGTCTCCCACTCATCTCCAGAACGCACCACCCGGGCCTTCTCCGGTGGAGTCTCCAGGTAGCGTCGCTCACAGAACGCGCAGTACGCGCTGCGGTTTGCGTCGTCTATGGGGCTCGGATCGGGGTGGTGGATGCCGAGTGGACGATTTCCCCGGCCCGGCACGGTCCACACCTCGGTGCCGGTGAGTGGGCCCACCTGCTTCACTGTTCCATCGGCCATGGTGGACAGGTATTCAGGCTGGCGGACAAAGGATCGCATGACGCCACCGTAGAGCAACTTGGGGATTCGGCTGGCTGGAACCTGTATGGTCGGATTTGTGACCAGCAGCAATCCGCTCCGTGACCCCCGGGACCGACGACTGCCAAGGATCGCCGGCCCTTGTGTCCTAGTGATCTTCGGTGTGACTGGCGATCTTTCCCGCAAGAAGTTGATGCCGGCTGTCTACGACCTGGCAAATCGTGGTCTGTTGCCAGCCGGCTTCGGCCTCGTGGGCTTCGCCCGCCGTGATTGGGATGACGAGGATTTCGCCCGGGTGGTCCACGACGCGGTCAAGGAAAACGCCCGCACCCGGTTCCGCGAGGAGGTGTGGGAGCAGCTGCTGGAGGGCATCCGGTTCGTGTCCGGGACCTTCGACTCGGATGAGGCTTTCGACCGGCTCCGCACCACGATCGAGGAACTCGACCGTGCCCGTGGCACCGGCGGGAATCACGCCTTCTACCTATCAATCCCACCGTCGAACTTCGAGCAGGTGGTCTCCCAGCTCAAACGGCATGATGTCACAGGAGAGAGCAAGGACACCTGGAACCGGGTGGTCATCGAGAAGCCCTTCGGGCACAATCTCGAGTCCGCCCGCGAGCTGAACCATGTGATCAACCAGCTCTTCTCCCCGCACGAGGTGTTCCGCATCGACCACTACCTGGGCAAGGAGACGGTGCAGAACATGCTGGCGCTGAGATTCGCCAACCAGATGTTCGAGCCGATCTGGAACCGCAACTACGTCTCGCATGTCGAGATAACGATGGCCGAGGACATTGGCATCGGGGGGCGCGCAGGGTACTACGACGGCATAGGCGCAGCCCGTGACGTGATCCAGAACCACCTCCTGCAGCTACTCGCCCTGACGGCGATGGAGGAACCCACCAGTTTCGAGGCCTCACAGCTGAGGACAGAGAAGACGAAAGTGCTCGCGGCAGCCCAAGTTCCCACCAACTACGCGGCACACACCGCACGGGGCCAGTACACCGCTGGGTGGCAGGGTGGCCGGTTGGTACGAGGCTACCTTGAGGAGGACGGGGTTTCCCCGGACTCCCACACTGAGACGTACGCAGCCATCCGCGTCGACATCGACAACCGCCGCTGGGCAGGGGTGCCTTTCTATCTGCGCGCCGCCAAACGCATGCCGAGGCGAGTCACGGAGATAGCCCTGGTGCTGAAACAGGCTCCGCACCTGCCCTTCCCTACCACCGATGCAGACGTCCTCGGGCAGAACGCCCTGGTGATGCGTATTCAACCCGACGAGGGAGTCACTTTGCGGTTCGGCGCAAAGGTGCCTGGAACACAGATGGAGATTCGGGACGTGTCCATGGACTTCGTCTATGGCGGTTCATTCACGGAAAGCTCCCCCGAGGCCTACGAACGGCTGATCCTGGATGTGCTGTTGGGCGATCCCCCGCTGTTCCCGCAGCATGAGGAAGTGGAGCTGGCCTGGAAGATCCTCGACCCGGTACTCGACTTCTGGGCATCGCTGCCCGCCCAGCCCGACCCCTATGCTGCGGGCACCTGGGGTCCCGCCAGCGCCGTTGAGATGCTGGCCCGCGACGGTAACACCTGGCGCAGGCCGTAAAGGTAGAGGAGAACGTCGTGATCGTAGAACTGAACAACACCACCACCCAGGATGTCGCTGCTGCACTGCTGAGGGCTCACCGCGAGGTGGGGCCGACCAGCGGCATGGTGCTGACTCTGCTGGTGGTCTCTGACGATGAGCACCAGGACGAGGTGCTCGAAGCGGCACGGGCCTCCGCCACCGCACACCCCTCACGGGTCATCGTCGTGACCAACTCGGGCGGCGAGCCGCGACTTCACGCAAAGATCCAGGTGGGTGAGGGCCTACCTGGTGATCTGATCTCGCTGAAACTGCACGGTGAACTCGCCATGCACGGCGACTCCGTCGTGCTCCCGTTGCTCCTGCCTGACTCCCCCACCATCGTCTGGTGGCCGCATCAGGCCCCTGTCTCACCAGCGCAGGACGCGATCGGGCAGCTGGCCACGCGACGGATCACCGACTCGATGGGTGCCCCGGACCCGCAGCTGGCTTTGGCGATCCGGGCCCGCAATATGACCCCTGGCGACACCGATCTATGCTGGACCAGGATCACGCGCTGGCGGGCCCTGCTGGCCGCGTCCCTGGATCAGTTCCCGCACCGGGTCACGTCCGCGCTGGTACGTTCCACCCCAGAGAATGCCTGCTCCACCCTGCTGGTGACCTGGCTTGAGCAACAGCTCGAGGTTCCAGTCGTGCACGAGGACAGCGACCAGCCAGGGATATCAGAGGTACGGCTGACCACCGAGCTGGGAGACATCGTCATCAACCGGGGGCGCTCTGAGACCATCGCCAGGTACGCGGTGCCGGGCCAGCCGGAACGCAAGGTGGCATTGAAGCGACGCCCCCTGACGGAGCTGCTCACTGAGGAACTGCAGCGTATGGACCCCGATTTCGTCTTCGAGTCGGTGGTGAGCCGGATCGCCACACAGGTAGGTGACTGATGTTCACGCGCGTGGTGGTCTTTGCATCACCTCAGGAGGTCGCAGACACGGTTGCCCATAAATTCCTGGAACGGGTTGTGGATCTGCTTGGCAGCCGGGATGAGGTGCAGGTCTGCCTGACGGGCGGCGGCACCGCAGACCTGGTGTATGAACGCTTCGCAGACCTGGCCGCAGAGGCGAAACTCGATCTCGGGCGCCTGCACCTGTGGTGGGGGGATGAGCGTTTCGTCGCCGCCACTGATCCTGACCGCAACTCACTCCAGGCGCTCAGCAGGTTGGGACGCACTCTCCCCATCCAGTCTGCACGAATCCATATGATGGCAGCACGAGATGGGCGTGCCGATCCACACGACTGCGCGTCAGAGTATGCGGCTGAACTGGGCGACACCCATTTCGACCTGACCTTCCTGGGCATGGGACCTGATGGGCATGTCGCCTCGATCTTCCCAGGGCATCCAAGTTTCGATGCCACATCGCGTGCCGTGATCGGAGTGACGGAATCGCCAAAACCTCCCTCAGAACGGATCTCGCTGACGATCCCAACGCTCAATCGCTCTGATGAGATCTGGTTCATCGTGACGGGAACGGGGAAAGCCGATGCCCTGCTGCGGGTACTTGAGGGCGACGAGTCCCTGCCCGCCTCTCATGCCCACGGGCAACAAGCCACCTATTGGTTCGTCGACCAGGCGGTCGCCTCGAAGCTGCCTGCGCGATACGTCTGCCCGCTCTGACGCTTTTAAGACTTTGCCGACAGAGCCTCAGGGATGGGTGGCGGAACTCAATCGCAACCGGCCCAGACCGCACTCATGGCGTAGTACGCCAGCCATGTCGCATTCCCTTGCTCCGGCAGCGCAAACCTGACAATTGTGCTTTCGGCCACGCACACATTGTGGAGATTCCGCCGAAGGGACGCCTGCACTGCCCTTCCGGTAAATTTGAGGCATGAAAACGGTCGCAGACTCAGTGGGTGTGGCCATCAAACGCGGGGCAGTTCCAGAGCCAAGCGGCCCGCGGACCAGCATCGTGCCCTGTACCGGAGAACAGCAACATGTCTGAGTTCCTGGCGTGGTTGGGTCAGAATCCATGGGCTGCCTGGGGCATGATCGCGCTACTGCTCGCTGCCGCCGAGCTACTCACCCTTGACCTGACGCTGTTGATGCTTGCTGGCGGCGCGGTACTCGGCGCAGTGACGGCGCTGGCGTTCCCCGATCTGCTCTGGCTCCAAGTAGTGGTTTCCCTCTTGACCGCGGTAGTCACGCTCTTTCTGTTGCGTCCCACCCTGCTGGAGGAGACTCGGCGGGCTCCAGGCTATCGCTCATCGCTGGACAAGGTGGTGGGATCAGCCGGTGATGTGACCTCCCGGATCACCGCCAATTCAGGTGAGGTGAAAATCGATGGGCAGATCTGGCAGGCACGCAGCTACGACGAAACCATCGCCATTGAGGCTGGGGAGAAGATCGAGGTCTTCGATCTCGACGGCATCACCCTGATCGTCTACCCAATCGCTCGCTGACGTCAGCAAACCATAAGGAGATACCTTGACATTAATAATCCTGATCCTGCTTGCCCTCGTCGTTGTGATGCTGTTCACAACCACTTTGAAGATCATCCGCCAGCAGCAGGTGGCCATCGTCGAACGCCTCGGGAAATTCCGCAAGGTCCTGGACCCGGGTCCCCACCTCGTGGTTCCCTTCCTCGACCAGATCCGCTACGCCCTCGACATGCGTGAGGAAGTGGTGCCCTTCCCACCGCAGGGTGTGATCACTGAGGACAACCTGATTGTCTCGATTGATTCAGTCATCTACTTCCAGATCGTCGATCCTGTCCGCGCAGCCTACGAGGCCCAGAACTACCGGGCCGCCATCGAACAACTGACCATGACCACACTCCGCAACATCATCGGTGGCATGGACCTTGAGGCCACCCTCACCTCTCGTGAGGAGATCAACCAGCGCCTGCGGGCTGTACTGGACGAGGCCACCGGAAAGTGGGGAATCAAGGTGAACCGTGTCGAGCTTCGAGCCATCGAGCCGCCGCCAACCATCCGCGACGCCATGGAGAAGGGTGCGCGAGCAGAACGGGACAAGCGGGCCTCCATTCTCCTGGCAGAGGGGCAGCGCCAGTCGCAGATCCTGTCTGCTGGGGGTGACCGGGAGGCTGCGGTCCTGCGAGCCCAGGGTGACCGGGAAGCCGCGGTCCTGCGAGCCCAAGCCGACCGGCAGGCGCAGATGCTGCGAGCCGAGGGCGAGGCCCAGGCAATCACCACGGTGTTCAGCGCCATCCACGCAGCAGAACCAGACCAGGCTCTGCTCGCCTACCAGTACATGCAGATGCTGCCTCGCCTGGCCAGTGGCGACTCGAACAAGATGTGGATCGTTCCCAGCGAACTCAGCGATGCGTTGAAGGGCCTGGGCCAGGTGGCGAACGCCACTGATGTGCGTGACTACGTCTCGAAGGCCTCTCACCGGTTCGCCGCACCGGATCCGGTGGACGTGCATGCCGAGATCGAGGAGCAGACAAAGAAGGATCAAGAGCAAAGCAAGGCGACGGTTGAACAGGCCATCGCCGATGCCCAGGCTCTCGACAGCGGTCCTGGCGCTGGACGCAGAGACAGCTCAGCTTCTCTGCCAACTGGTGACCAGGCCCCAGGGCTGGAACAAGGCCTGGGGTCCTTCAGCCCTGGCGGCTGGGGACAAGAAGAGTCTCAAGACGGCATCTAGGCACAGCGAAGCCCCGCCCGGGAAACCATTGTCAAATGGCCAACCAGGCGGGGCTTCATGCTGTATGCCAGCTCCTACGACAAGGATGAGGGTTCCTTACCTCTGAATGTCGGGCACGGAGAACTCTCATATTGGCCGGAGCCCGTAGGAACCCGTCAGTAGAGGATTTCCCCTGCGGCCCTGCGGGCTCTCAGCGAGGAGACTGCCTCGGCCAGGATCTGTTCGGCTTCAGCGTCGGTGCGGCGCTCCTTCACGTATGCGAGGTGCGTCTTGTAGGGAGTGATCTTCGGGGGTGGCGGCGGGTTCTCCGCGTCGGTGTTCGCGGGCAGCCCGCAGCGTGGGCAATCCCAGGACTCCGGGATCACCGCGTCAACGGCAAACGCGGGACGGGTCTCATGCCCGCTGGCACAGTAGTAGGAGACATGAAGCCTTGGAGCCGCGTCGCCCCTCTCAGCCTCACCCATTGGTCCGGCACCGACACGGCTACCGCGAATGGCGTTGCCACCTGCCACAACTACTCCTCAGGGATCGGAAATATTCTTCTTTCAAACGCCGATGCGGTAAAGCACCAGCAAGCCGATGACTGTCAGCACCCATATCAGCGTCAGCACAAAGGTGATGCGGTCCAGTCTGCGCTCAGCAGTGGAAACACCTCCCATGGCGGT
The sequence above is drawn from the Arachnia rubra genome and encodes:
- a CDS encoding DUF4921 family protein, with the protein product MRSFVRQPEYLSTMADGTVKQVGPLTGTEVWTVPGRGNRPLGIHHPDPSPIDDANRSAYCAFCERRYLETPPEKARVVRSGDEWETLRHLPAEDLFATKAEFRCVPNLFEILSLDYWRANYGFTLPEDVAARRRSYLASAAGLEHVLQVAETKLRACGHSAGQVNAMTQEQRLAAASGFFGGGHDVIIARRHFTDDAVDDTQLAGSGTLTPGEHERFIAFAVESMRQTYENNRYARYVTVFQNWLKPAGASFDHLHKQLVAIDERGVQHEVALARLRQDPNLFNEVGPNYAGYHNLIVAENDHAVAFAGFGHRYPTLEIYSCSEFSNPWEQSAEEVRGMSDLIHAMHAATGTDVACNEEWHYRPIDVTLPMPWRVMLKWRVSTLAGFEGATKIYLNTISPVMLRDKVVERLLALREEGRLAPGLRIATEARCHPNPLHYSR
- the zwf gene encoding glucose-6-phosphate dehydrogenase, with amino-acid sequence MVGFVTSSNPLRDPRDRRLPRIAGPCVLVIFGVTGDLSRKKLMPAVYDLANRGLLPAGFGLVGFARRDWDDEDFARVVHDAVKENARTRFREEVWEQLLEGIRFVSGTFDSDEAFDRLRTTIEELDRARGTGGNHAFYLSIPPSNFEQVVSQLKRHDVTGESKDTWNRVVIEKPFGHNLESARELNHVINQLFSPHEVFRIDHYLGKETVQNMLALRFANQMFEPIWNRNYVSHVEITMAEDIGIGGRAGYYDGIGAARDVIQNHLLQLLALTAMEEPTSFEASQLRTEKTKVLAAAQVPTNYAAHTARGQYTAGWQGGRLVRGYLEEDGVSPDSHTETYAAIRVDIDNRRWAGVPFYLRAAKRMPRRVTEIALVLKQAPHLPFPTTDADVLGQNALVMRIQPDEGVTLRFGAKVPGTQMEIRDVSMDFVYGGSFTESSPEAYERLILDVLLGDPPLFPQHEEVELAWKILDPVLDFWASLPAQPDPYAAGTWGPASAVEMLARDGNTWRRP
- a CDS encoding glucose-6-phosphate dehydrogenase assembly protein OpcA → MIVELNNTTTQDVAAALLRAHREVGPTSGMVLTLLVVSDDEHQDEVLEAARASATAHPSRVIVVTNSGGEPRLHAKIQVGEGLPGDLISLKLHGELAMHGDSVVLPLLLPDSPTIVWWPHQAPVSPAQDAIGQLATRRITDSMGAPDPQLALAIRARNMTPGDTDLCWTRITRWRALLAASLDQFPHRVTSALVRSTPENACSTLLVTWLEQQLEVPVVHEDSDQPGISEVRLTTELGDIVINRGRSETIARYAVPGQPERKVALKRRPLTELLTEELQRMDPDFVFESVVSRIATQVGD
- the pgl gene encoding 6-phosphogluconolactonase; the protein is MFTRVVVFASPQEVADTVAHKFLERVVDLLGSRDEVQVCLTGGGTADLVYERFADLAAEAKLDLGRLHLWWGDERFVAATDPDRNSLQALSRLGRTLPIQSARIHMMAARDGRADPHDCASEYAAELGDTHFDLTFLGMGPDGHVASIFPGHPSFDATSRAVIGVTESPKPPSERISLTIPTLNRSDEIWFIVTGTGKADALLRVLEGDESLPASHAHGQQATYWFVDQAVASKLPARYVCPL
- a CDS encoding NfeD family protein, yielding MSEFLAWLGQNPWAAWGMIALLLAAAELLTLDLTLLMLAGGAVLGAVTALAFPDLLWLQVVVSLLTAVVTLFLLRPTLLEETRRAPGYRSSLDKVVGSAGDVTSRITANSGEVKIDGQIWQARSYDETIAIEAGEKIEVFDLDGITLIVYPIAR
- a CDS encoding SPFH domain-containing protein, with product MLFTTTLKIIRQQQVAIVERLGKFRKVLDPGPHLVVPFLDQIRYALDMREEVVPFPPQGVITEDNLIVSIDSVIYFQIVDPVRAAYEAQNYRAAIEQLTMTTLRNIIGGMDLEATLTSREEINQRLRAVLDEATGKWGIKVNRVELRAIEPPPTIRDAMEKGARAERDKRASILLAEGQRQSQILSAGGDREAAVLRAQGDREAAVLRAQADRQAQMLRAEGEAQAITTVFSAIHAAEPDQALLAYQYMQMLPRLASGDSNKMWIVPSELSDALKGLGQVANATDVRDYVSKASHRFAAPDPVDVHAEIEEQTKKDQEQSKATVEQAIADAQALDSGPGAGRRDSSASLPTGDQAPGLEQGLGSFSPGGWGQEESQDGI
- a CDS encoding RNA polymerase-binding protein RbpA, translating into MAGGNAIRGSRVGAGPMGEAERGDAAPRLHVSYYCASGHETRPAFAVDAVIPESWDCPRCGLPANTDAENPPPPPKITPYKTHLAYVKERRTDAEAEQILAEAVSSLRARRAAGEILY